In the Anaerolineae bacterium genome, ACGGTTTGCGGGCGGCTGCGGGCAATCCAGCAACTCCGCCATGTGCCGATCGTCATGCTGACGGCTCTAGATGACTACGCTACCCGTCGCAAGGCCATCCAGGCCGGTGCCACTGACCTGATGACCAAGCCTGTTTCCAAGCAGGAACTGGTCGCCAAGCTGTACGGCGTCATCGCTGAACAGCAGGCGAAAGCCTCCTCGGATTGGGGCTGAGTTCCTGTTTCCCTTGCCCCTGGGAGCAGGCGATAGGCGCCTTTTTTGCCTGTCCGGCGCCCTGAATTTCCCCGTCAACGTTTAGAAGATTCTAAAAATTTCAAATTTTTGATTGACAATTCGGAACCGGATTCACTATAATCCCCTTTGTGAAAGCAATAACGATGGGTTGTGTCTGAATAGCCCGATTGGTGGATGGCCATGCCGGCGGTCAAGCCCGTGCTCGATATCGAACCTGCCCTCTTTGAAGCTGTGGTAAAAGTAGGCAAGCTCCTCGGGCTGAACAAGTCAGCTTCCCTGGCGCTGGCCCTGTTGTTTGCAGCCGATCAGCCACTTTCGCTGGACGATATCACCGCCAGTACCGGCATCGCCAAAAGCTCAAACAGCGTCATCCTGAAGAATCTGGAGCAAATGGGGCTGGTCGAGAGCGTTAACCGGCCACATGACCGGCGCAAATACTACCGTGTTGTCGACAACCCGGCGGAAGCTTTCGCCGTCCTGATCGCCCAGCGCCTGGACAACGTTGCTGGCCGGCAACAGGAACTATTCGATTCGGATCACTCCAGCCATTCTGCCGCCTACCGACAGCGCCTGGTTCAACTCAAAGCGATCTACCTGGGTTTGTTGCAGGCCGCCAACTATCTGCGTATCCAGCGTGCGAATGCCTGGAACGAGATGAACAGGCGTCTTGCCATTGACGAGCCGCATCACTAGCACAGTCCGGGGCTAGCCGACAAGAAGATGGGTATGAATACAGCTTTCATCTCCTTCACCGCCGGCATTGAATACGAACTGAACCGCCTTGAAGAACGCC is a window encoding:
- a CDS encoding response regulator codes for the protein MASKTFTVLAVDDEEEALTLIRLMLQNTPFRIITACSGQEALNIAQSTPNIDIVLLDIMMPDISGVTVCGRLRAIQQLRHVPIVMLTALDDYATRRKAIQAGATDLMTKPVSKQELVAKLYGVIAEQQAKASSDWG
- a CDS encoding MarR family transcriptional regulator; its protein translation is MPAVKPVLDIEPALFEAVVKVGKLLGLNKSASLALALLFAADQPLSLDDITASTGIAKSSNSVILKNLEQMGLVESVNRPHDRRKYYRVVDNPAEAFAVLIAQRLDNVAGRQQELFDSDHSSHSAAYRQRLVQLKAIYLGLLQAANYLRIQRANAWNEMNRRLAIDEPHH